A genome region from Gossypium hirsutum isolate 1008001.06 chromosome A04, Gossypium_hirsutum_v2.1, whole genome shotgun sequence includes the following:
- the LOC107933357 gene encoding uncharacterized protein → MPIWFDILDHSFQVYDPKTFTKLYKKNDPSMETWMEFEIKNHTHTLNQKLNFFNTLKQALMIPYKSPNIIVLCFLVSIPLCFTLLFHEMMLQQTIIAAMDMLREPNAKTMANSFFYKLIQLALLRLLPLHLSELCVAVVTIDSVSRKKKSEMVRRLVDKERWRGILVTSTYVQFVSNGFLLGSTWLMMNYYVIVRSFCYNVFTAAFLRIGGVGLVVKFLEWMVIWNMSIVISTSEEVHGVDALGHSAYLCRGKERRGFLLTFVFFVSRIGLRFICFNNGSYGKRWWMILEVSLICLGKVIKWVVCVMYFYHCKDGRLERVDVEVGELVINCKS, encoded by the coding sequence ATGCCCATTTGGTTTGACATTTTAGATCATAGTTTCCAAGTATACGACCCAAAAACGtttactaaattatataaaaaaaacgaCCCTTCAATGGAAACATGGATGGAATTTGAGATAAAGAATCATACCCATACACTAAACCAGAAGCTAAATTTCTTTAATACACTCAAACAAGCTCTtatgatcccttacaaatctccCAACATCATCGTACTATGTTTTTTGGTCTCCATACCCCTATGTTTCACCTTGCTTTTCCATGAAATGATGCTCCAACAAACAATCATTGCAGCCATGGATATGCTGAGAGAACCCAATGCCAAAACAATGGCAAATAGTTTCTTTTATAAACTGATCCAACTCGCTCTCCTCCGGCTACTTCCACTTCATCTATCGGAGCTCTGTGTCGCGGTGGTTACTATTGACTCGGTATCAAGAAAGAAAAAATCGGAGATGGTACGAAGACTTGTAGACAAAGAAAGGTGGAGAGGAATCCTTGTTACTTCAACGTATGTTCAGTTCGTTTCGAATGGGTTTTTACTCGGTTCGACATGGTTGATGATGAACTATTATGTTATTGTGAGAAGCTTTTGTTATAACGTGTTCACCGCGGCATTTCTTCGAATAGGTGGTGTGGGTTTGGTGGTGAAATTTTTAGAATGGATGGTTATATGGAATATGAGTATCGTGATCTCGACGTCGGAGGAGGTACATGGAGTGGATGCTCTAGGACACTCGGCTTATCTTTGCCGAGGCAAAGAAAGACGAGGGTTCTTGTTGACGTTCGTATTCTTTGTGTCGAGAATCGGGTTACGGTTTATATGTTTTAACAACGGAAGCTATGGAAAGAGGTGGTGGATGATTTTAGAGGTTAGCTTGATTTGTCTGGGGAAGGTGATAAAATGGGTGGTTTGTGTGATGTATTTCTATCATTGCAAAGATGGTAGGCTAGAAAGGGTTGATGTGGAAGTAGGAGAACTTGTGATAAATTGTAAATCCTAG
- the LOC107933401 gene encoding ubiquitin-like-specific protease 1D, translating to MEAKKRKLDLDWNKLLSKDVADEEPPPPLVVIKAEPQPSPRKSDTMGGGDDQGKEEFWESLPDDKLEEKILRQQRNLECFGSKLPDKGKKISDQLRLLEEEKRRRTVSRAKMNADECEKPGQSPSSDLVGSSNGFEHQCKSQEAFSQSAFGASFCKKLEENTDSRSLNTFEKSLSVLNRCDSRKPRCNGEFSQSERVKVRRSPRRMNSQHQMKPSFGDQKGRTATLSSLFNTDDNLTSIAKKDAIQVQSSNYSKCRQGQTVVIVDEEEPQLVKTTELEVKLPNCKKDARIYYPSRDDPESVEICFGDIDSLAPETFLTSQIMNFYIRYLRQQASPTNRAICDYHIFNTYFYPKLKEAVSYKGSDKDSLFIKFRRWWKGVNIFQKAYILIPINEDYHWSLVIICIPDKEEELGPIILHLDSLGLHSSRLVFKNIKSYMREEWTYLNQEVAPSDLPIADRIWENLPRRIDEKTITVPQQKNDYDCGLFVLFFMERFIEEAPERLKKRDLAMFGKQWFRPEEASSLRTRIRNLLIEQFQTTTEEQFQTTTEDTGGSQSSPSS from the exons ATGGAAGCAAAGAAGAGGAAACTAGACCTTGATTGGAACAAGTTACTCTCTAAAGACGTAGCAGATGAAGAGCCACCGCCGCCGTTAGTGGTTATCAAGGCTGAGCCACAACCATCACCGAGGAAATCGGACACAATGGGCGGCGGCGATGATCAAGGGAAAGAGGAATTTTGGGAGAGTTTGCCTGATGATAAGCTGGAAGAGAAGATTCTACGGCAGCAAAGGAATCTGGAATGCTTTGGCTCTAAATTACCGGATAAAGGGAAGAAGATTAGCGATCAGCTTCGGCTTCTCGAGGAGGAGAAAAGACGGAGAACGGTTTCGCGAGCGAAAATG AATGCTGATGAATGTGAGAAGCCTGGGCAATCTCCGAGCTCAGATCTTGTTG GTTCTTCTAATGGCTTTGAACATCAGTGTAAATCACAAGAAGCTTTCTCACAATCTGCATTTGGTGCTAGTTTTTGTAAAAAGTTGGAAGAAAAT ACAGATTCTAGGTCACTCAACACCTTTGAGAAAAGTTTATCAGTTTTGAATCGTTGTGACTCCCGAAAACCGAGATGCAACGGGGAGTTTTCACAGAGTGAAAGGGTGAAAGTTCGAAGATCACCAAGACGGATGAATTCACAACACCAAATGAAGCCTTCTTTTGGTGATCAAAAGGGTAGGACAGCTACATTATCTTCTCTTTTTAACACGGATGACAACTTGACAAGCATTGCAAA GAAGGATGCTATTCAAGTCCAATCATCAAATTATTCAAAGTGTAGGCAG GGCCAGACTGTTGTTATTGTAGATGAGGAAGAACCACAGTTAGTAAAGACAACAGAGCTTGAAGTTAAACTTCCGAATTG cAAAAAGGATGCTAGGATCTATTATCCATCAAG GGATGATCCAGAATCTGTTGAAATTTGTTTTGGTGATATTGACAGCCTTGCTCCTGAAACCTTCTTGACATctcaaattatgaatttctaCATCCG ATATTTGCGGCAGCAGGCATCCCCAACAAACAGGGCTATATgtgactatcatatttttaacacatatttttaCCCGAAGCTGAAGGAAGCTGTATCATACAAG GGGAGTGACAAAGATTCCTTATTCATCAAGTTCAGAAGGTGGTGGAAAGGTGTCAATATTTTCCAGAAAGCATATATACTTATTCCAATTAATGAAGA TTACCATTGGAGTTTGGTCATCATTTGTATACCTGACAAAGAAGAGGAATTAGGACCAATTATCCTTCATTTGGATTCATTGGGACTTCATTCTAGCAGATTGGTTTTTAAGAACATTAAAAG CTACATGAGGGAAGAATGGACCTATTTGAATCAAGAGGTTGCTCCTTCAGATCTTCCAATTGCGGACAGAATATGGGAAAATCTCCCACGAAGGATTGACGAGAAAACAATAACT GTTCCCCAGCAAAAGAATGATTATGATTGTGGTCTCTTTGTTCTTTTCTTTATGGAGCGTTTCATTGAAGAGGCCCCTGAAAGACTGAAAAAGAGAGATTTAGCAATG tttGGCAAGCAATGGTTCAGACCTGAAGAAGCCTCTAGCTTGAGAACGAGAATACGGAACTTACTAATCGAACAATTCCAAACTACAACTGAGGAACAATTCCAAACCACAACCGAGGATACGGGTGGTTCACAATCTTCTCCTTCATCCTAA